A genomic window from Candidatus Tumulicola sp. includes:
- a CDS encoding secretin N-terminal domain-containing protein, protein MWDAHLAGVRYLFEAALKIARIVVVGLAAALVLPFELAPLSTTAATISESAGRISLTAENEPLRDVLLKLGKQVGINIVVGNEVQGRVSMTLHDVTLDQALEALTSQFGYRIHRSGNVIVIGASAQVRAVGAVPSATPGVAPAVIPVTVISADRAALVLRGLYPHAQISVDSSANAVIVVASPEVVQAMRGVLQGIDVQNPTRPVSEAVPVRTVNAKALATRLQALYPRARISAGPNKTVIVVAIPQDLTQIKSVIASIDTRTVTPAPTFAAAEAVKVTQARSQDVARVVARQYPDVRASALGASVILSGPPDEIAKAKVLIALIDLPQAGSRFTQVYRIKFVDARSVAGLLTRSFSDIHVDVDADLNAISVLATTSEQQRIADAVNQLDVAPGTSGATSTTTGVAGAGMAGPGGTNIEVITLKSAQPGLTQGAVSTTATDIQTTVTQALQGSAPDLRITVPPNSTSLVLSGSPYSIKLARQLIDKLDVSPPQVVLDTEVLEVQESTAKNLGLNFPVAVIGTTYSEIQPIAPPTGGTPPPLLGIQPFTRTGISITAQLNFLIQRGQARVLADPRITTMSGRTASIKAGDNISILVTSGGGVGVPTQTSVQSFQTGVLLDITPVVNSGDEVSVTLHPNVSSLAGINNGVPQISSREVVTTVQLHDNQTLVIGGLIQESTTRTENRLPILGDLPLIGRIFRNQQLTQSRNELIIVVTPHILRAGENLVVPGPALPVLPTPRALPTLPPNANLPTPSGQFPMGMPLAQPTPSPQGMVSVTRLGQATPLPLPMPSAFAAANVFTFGSPPPNSYAGPTDPVRILYASFSPTVLRNGALVHVSVITTTNANAVAIGAGGYSSTLTLVSPGQWQASFPFNAGSIPLGQVQAQLTLTASKPDGSNATLQIPISVLP, encoded by the coding sequence ATGTGGGATGCCCACCTCGCTGGGGTGCGCTATTTGTTCGAGGCGGCATTGAAGATCGCTCGAATCGTCGTCGTTGGTCTCGCTGCGGCACTTGTGCTTCCATTCGAACTTGCGCCGTTGTCGACGACTGCCGCGACTATTAGCGAATCCGCCGGGCGCATTTCACTCACGGCAGAGAACGAACCACTACGCGACGTCCTCCTCAAGCTCGGTAAGCAAGTCGGAATCAACATCGTCGTCGGGAACGAAGTGCAAGGTCGAGTTAGCATGACGTTGCACGACGTGACGCTCGATCAAGCGCTCGAGGCGTTGACTTCGCAGTTCGGATACCGCATTCACCGCAGCGGGAACGTCATCGTCATTGGTGCCAGCGCTCAGGTTCGCGCAGTTGGAGCGGTTCCAAGCGCTACCCCGGGCGTCGCACCCGCTGTCATTCCGGTCACCGTCATTTCTGCGGACCGGGCAGCTTTAGTCCTGCGAGGCCTGTACCCGCACGCTCAAATCAGCGTAGATAGCTCAGCCAACGCAGTCATTGTCGTGGCCTCGCCCGAGGTGGTCCAAGCGATGCGCGGTGTCCTTCAAGGCATCGACGTACAGAATCCCACGCGACCGGTGAGTGAAGCCGTTCCAGTGCGAACGGTCAATGCCAAGGCGCTGGCGACTCGGCTGCAGGCGCTCTATCCGCGCGCGCGCATTTCCGCCGGTCCGAACAAGACGGTCATCGTAGTCGCTATCCCACAAGATCTAACGCAAATCAAGTCCGTGATCGCATCAATTGATACACGTACGGTCACGCCGGCACCCACCTTCGCTGCGGCCGAGGCGGTCAAAGTGACTCAAGCGCGGTCGCAAGATGTTGCCCGCGTGGTCGCGCGCCAGTATCCCGACGTGCGCGCCAGTGCCCTTGGAGCATCCGTGATCTTAAGCGGACCGCCCGATGAGATCGCAAAAGCCAAGGTGTTAATAGCATTGATCGACCTGCCGCAGGCAGGCAGCCGATTCACGCAAGTGTATCGCATCAAGTTCGTCGATGCGCGCTCGGTGGCGGGTTTGCTGACCCGCTCGTTCTCGGACATTCACGTGGACGTCGATGCCGATCTCAACGCGATCTCGGTGCTCGCCACGACATCGGAACAACAACGCATCGCAGACGCCGTCAACCAGCTAGACGTCGCGCCCGGAACTTCAGGCGCAACGAGCACGACAACGGGAGTGGCAGGCGCAGGCATGGCGGGTCCGGGCGGTACGAACATCGAGGTCATAACGCTAAAATCCGCACAGCCCGGGTTGACCCAAGGTGCGGTCTCAACCACCGCGACGGATATTCAAACAACTGTAACGCAAGCGCTGCAGGGCTCAGCCCCGGATCTTCGGATCACAGTGCCACCAAACTCAACGAGCCTGGTTCTCTCGGGAAGCCCGTACAGCATCAAGCTGGCCAGACAGCTCATCGACAAACTCGATGTTTCGCCGCCGCAGGTCGTGCTCGACACCGAAGTCCTCGAAGTGCAAGAGAGCACCGCCAAGAACTTGGGCTTGAATTTCCCGGTCGCGGTCATCGGTACGACGTACTCCGAGATTCAACCGATCGCCCCGCCGACCGGCGGCACCCCACCACCGCTGCTAGGCATCCAACCCTTTACTCGCACCGGAATCTCCATCACCGCGCAGCTCAACTTTCTCATTCAGCGCGGTCAGGCACGCGTGCTCGCCGACCCGCGCATCACGACCATGTCCGGCCGGACCGCCTCCATCAAAGCGGGCGACAACATCTCGATCCTGGTCACCAGTGGGGGAGGCGTCGGCGTGCCAACGCAAACCAGCGTCCAAAGCTTCCAGACTGGCGTCTTGCTGGACATCACCCCGGTCGTCAACAGCGGCGATGAGGTCTCCGTAACCTTGCATCCCAATGTGAGCAGCTTGGCCGGCATCAACAACGGCGTGCCGCAGATCTCCTCACGCGAAGTAGTGACGACCGTGCAGCTGCACGACAACCAGACGCTGGTGATCGGCGGTCTTATCCAAGAGAGCACCACGCGCACCGAAAACAGGCTGCCTATCTTGGGAGATCTCCCGCTCATCGGGCGTATCTTCCGCAATCAGCAGCTTACCCAGTCGCGCAACGAGCTGATCATCGTGGTTACGCCGCACATCTTACGTGCTGGCGAGAACCTCGTCGTTCCAGGGCCTGCCTTGCCAGTGCTGCCGACGCCGCGCGCGCTGCCGACGTTGCCACCTAATGCCAATCTGCCAACGCCAAGTGGCCAGTTCCCAATGGGTATGCCCTTGGCGCAGCCGACGCCGTCGCCCCAAGGCATGGTCAGCGTAACTCGCCTCGGTCAAGCCACACCTTTGCCGCTTCCGATGCCCTCGGCGTTCGCCGCGGCCAATGTCTTCACGTTCGGAAGTCCGCCACCAAATTCGTACGCCGGTCCAACCGATCCGGTGCGCATCTTGTATGCTTCATTTTCTCCAACTGTGTTGCGTAACGGCGCGCTCGTTCATGTTTCGGTCATCACCACGACCAACGCCAACGCGGTGGCGATCGGAGCGGGCGGTTACTCGTCAACGCTGACTCTTGTCTCGCCCGGGCAGTGGCAAGCCTCGTTCCCCTTCAATGCGGGGAGTATTCCGCTGGGACAAGTGCAAGCGCAACTGACGCTTACGGCTTCCAAACCTGATGGGTCCAACGCCACCTTGCAGATCCCGATCAGCGTACTACCGTGA